From Pseudomonas sp. B21-028, one genomic window encodes:
- the clsB gene encoding cardiolipin synthase ClsB: MSATMNKATVEQVETPPTERDPALVDVEYGWHGNNRVTLLENGEAYFPRVFEAIRRAENEILIETFILFEDKVGNELRDVLVDAAQRGVRVTLSLDGFGCGELTPNFLASLSDAGVRLQMFDPAPLHLGIRTNWFRRLHRKVVVIDGVIAFIGGINFSADHLGDFGPEAKQDYSVEIKGPAVVDIHHFALMQSGRPARAKYWWQRRRSRRSELAFSDHDGQVRLVYRDNNEHQTDIEEVYLQVLRSAKRRVVIANAYFFPGYRLLREIRNAARRGVEVRLILQGQPDMMIAKLAARMLYDYLLKAGVTIYEYCERPLHGKVALVDEDWSTVGSSNLDPLSLSLNLEANVLIRDRGFNRELFERLDHLSREHCTAMPANHARRGLLWRMTIGFMVFHFLRHFPAWAGWLPAHKPRLKPFSPPTAVRSEPHEPL; this comes from the coding sequence ATGAGCGCGACGATGAACAAGGCGACGGTGGAGCAGGTCGAGACACCGCCCACCGAGCGCGATCCGGCGCTGGTGGATGTCGAATATGGCTGGCATGGCAATAACCGCGTCACCCTGCTGGAAAATGGCGAGGCGTATTTCCCCCGGGTGTTCGAGGCTATCCGTCGAGCCGAAAATGAAATCCTCATCGAGACCTTCATCCTGTTCGAGGACAAGGTCGGCAACGAATTGCGCGACGTGCTGGTGGACGCCGCCCAGCGAGGCGTACGAGTTACCTTGAGCCTGGATGGCTTCGGCTGCGGTGAACTGACGCCGAACTTCCTGGCTTCGTTGAGCGATGCCGGTGTCCGCCTGCAGATGTTCGACCCCGCCCCCCTGCATCTGGGCATTCGCACCAACTGGTTCCGTCGCCTGCATCGCAAGGTGGTGGTGATTGACGGCGTGATCGCCTTCATCGGCGGGATCAATTTCTCCGCCGACCATCTGGGGGATTTCGGTCCCGAGGCCAAGCAGGACTATTCGGTGGAGATCAAGGGCCCGGCGGTGGTCGATATCCATCACTTCGCCTTGATGCAAAGCGGTCGGCCGGCCCGGGCCAAATACTGGTGGCAGCGGCGCCGCAGCCGGCGCAGCGAGCTGGCTTTCAGCGACCATGACGGTCAGGTGCGGCTGGTCTATCGCGATAACAACGAGCACCAGACCGACATCGAAGAGGTCTACCTGCAAGTGCTGCGCAGCGCCAAGCGGCGTGTGGTCATTGCCAATGCCTATTTCTTCCCCGGCTATCGGTTGCTGCGGGAAATCCGCAATGCGGCGCGGCGTGGCGTGGAGGTTCGGCTGATCCTGCAGGGCCAACCGGACATGATGATCGCCAAGCTCGCGGCGCGGATGCTGTATGACTACCTGCTCAAGGCCGGCGTGACGATCTATGAATATTGCGAGCGGCCTCTGCATGGCAAGGTCGCCCTGGTGGATGAAGACTGGAGTACCGTCGGTTCGAGCAACCTCGACCCCCTGAGCCTGTCGCTGAACCTGGAAGCCAACGTGCTGATTCGCGATCGGGGGTTCAACCGCGAACTGTTCGAGCGCCTCGATCACCTGAGCCGCGAGCACTGCACCGCCATGCCCGCCAATCACGCCCGACGGGGCCTGCTCTGGCGCATGACTATCGGTTTCATGGTGTTTCACTTCCTGCGCCACTTTCCGGCCTGGGCCGGATGGCTACCGGCCCATAAACCGCGCCTGAAACCTTTTTCGCCGCCGACGGCGGTTCGGAGCGAACCCCATGAACCACTCTGA
- a CDS encoding lysylphosphatidylglycerol synthase domain-containing protein codes for MNHSEAHTAPGDARVRDENKPKSRWSRWKRPLTLAFFLLLIVLFTTLARRIDWSEVFDTLADFKVRTLIIAATLTLVSFITYACFDLIGRTYIRQKLGWRQILPVGVISYAFNLNLSAWVGGIAMRYRLYSRLGVSNGNIAKILGLSLATNWFGYMTLAGAVFSSGLVTMPPGWKLSSDALQGVGALLLLASAGYLLACRFSKRRAWTIRGMEINLPSLRMAVLQLALGALNWSLMAAVIFTLLPSKLEYPVVLGVLLISSIAGVITHIPAGLGVLEAVFIALLQHDASRGSLLAGLIAYRAIYFILPLLITVVMYLVIEAKAKALRIKPGLKKPEHK; via the coding sequence ATGAACCACTCTGAAGCGCATACCGCGCCAGGCGATGCCCGTGTCCGGGACGAGAACAAGCCCAAATCACGCTGGAGCCGCTGGAAAAGACCGCTGACGCTGGCGTTCTTCCTGTTGCTGATCGTGCTGTTCACCACCCTGGCCCGGCGCATCGACTGGTCAGAGGTCTTCGACACACTGGCGGATTTCAAGGTGCGGACCTTGATCATCGCCGCCACGCTGACCCTCGTCAGTTTCATCACTTATGCCTGCTTTGACCTGATCGGGCGCACCTACATCCGCCAGAAACTGGGTTGGCGACAGATCTTGCCGGTGGGAGTGATCAGCTACGCCTTCAACCTCAACCTCAGCGCCTGGGTCGGTGGCATTGCCATGCGCTATCGGCTGTATTCCCGCCTGGGGGTGAGCAATGGCAACATCGCCAAGATCCTCGGCCTGAGCCTGGCCACCAACTGGTTCGGCTACATGACCCTGGCCGGGGCGGTATTCAGCAGCGGCCTGGTGACAATGCCGCCGGGCTGGAAACTGAGCAGCGATGCCTTGCAGGGGGTGGGTGCGCTGTTGCTGCTGGCGAGCGCCGGGTACCTGCTGGCCTGCCGGTTTTCCAAACGTCGCGCCTGGACGATCCGTGGCATGGAAATCAACCTGCCCTCGCTGCGCATGGCGGTGCTGCAACTGGCCCTGGGGGCGCTGAACTGGTCGTTGATGGCGGCGGTGATCTTTACCTTGCTGCCCAGCAAACTGGAGTACCCGGTGGTGCTAGGCGTCTTGCTGATCAGCAGCATCGCCGGGGTCATTACGCACATCCCGGCGGGGCTAGGCGTGCTGGAGGCGGTGTTCATCGCGCTGCTGCAACACGATGCGTCCAGGGGCAGCCTGCTGGCGGGGTTGATTGCCTATCGGGCGATCTACTTCATCTTGCCGTTGCTGATCACGGTGGTGATGTACCTGGTGATCGAGGCAAAGGCCAAGGCCTTACGGATCAAGCCTGGGCTCAAGAAGCCCGAGCATAAATGA
- a CDS encoding GlxA family transcriptional regulator: MTQERAVAELGVLIYPGAQLAAVHGLTDLFAVAERIAAEQVGAQLPRLRVSHWRAEQGEVPQRVFDSETGTAGRLVALLIPPSIAGFSEGLVSQALMEWLRAQHAGGTVLGGVCVGSILLAESGLLDGRSATTHWTSAKTFAERYPKIKLDADKPIVDDGDLITTAGLMAWAELGLRLVNRLMGPSIATRTAQFLVIEHSDSARECGSNFAPILAHGDGAILKVQHWLQGSGALDVSLAAMAEQAGLEERTFLRRFRSATGLKPTEYCQHLRVGKAREMLEFTNGTIDHIAWKVGYQDPSAFRATFKKITGLAPSDYRAKFGVSPPGVSKQ, from the coding sequence ATGACGCAGGAAAGGGCGGTCGCCGAGCTGGGAGTGTTGATTTACCCCGGTGCGCAGCTGGCGGCGGTGCATGGCTTGACCGATCTGTTTGCCGTGGCGGAGCGGATCGCGGCCGAGCAGGTCGGCGCGCAGTTGCCACGGCTGCGAGTGAGCCATTGGCGGGCAGAACAAGGCGAGGTGCCGCAGCGGGTGTTCGACAGTGAAACCGGCACTGCGGGCCGCTTGGTCGCGTTGCTGATTCCACCTTCTATCGCCGGTTTCAGCGAAGGGCTTGTCTCCCAGGCGTTGATGGAGTGGCTACGGGCTCAGCACGCTGGCGGCACGGTATTGGGCGGGGTTTGCGTAGGGTCGATCCTGCTGGCTGAAAGCGGCCTGCTCGATGGGCGTAGCGCCACTACCCACTGGACGTCGGCGAAAACCTTTGCCGAGCGTTACCCGAAGATCAAGCTTGACGCCGACAAACCGATTGTCGATGACGGCGACCTGATCACCACCGCTGGGCTGATGGCCTGGGCCGAGCTGGGGTTGCGGTTGGTGAATCGCCTGATGGGCCCCAGCATCGCCACACGCACGGCGCAGTTCCTGGTGATCGAGCACAGCGACAGCGCCCGCGAGTGCGGCAGCAATTTTGCGCCGATCCTCGCGCACGGCGACGGGGCGATCCTCAAGGTGCAACACTGGTTGCAAGGCAGCGGCGCGTTGGACGTCTCCCTGGCTGCGATGGCCGAACAGGCAGGCCTGGAAGAGCGCACCTTCCTGCGCCGGTTCCGTAGCGCCACCGGGCTCAAGCCCACCGAGTACTGCCAGCATCTGCGAGTGGGCAAGGCCCGGGAAATGCTGGAGTTCACCAACGGCACCATCGATCACATCGCCTGGAAGGTGGGTTACCAGGACCCGAGCGCATTTCGGGCGACATTCAAGAAAATCACCGGGTTGGCGCCGAGTGATTACCGGGCAAAGTTCGGGGTGAGTCCGCCAGGCGTTTCGAAACAGTAG
- a CDS encoding S9 family peptidase, with the protein MTARSETIQIEIDDEHMNGTFLSPKSKVPGVLFVHGWGGSQERDLERAKGIAGLGCVCLTFDLRGHTGRAGIPLSRVTREDNLRDLLAAYDRLLAHPALDTSAIAVVGTSYGGYLASILTSLRPVRWLALRVPALYRDEQWHTPKRDLDKSDLLDYRSTLVHAGTNRALHACSQFTGDVLLVESETDDHVPHATIMSYRAACQQTHSLTHRIIDGADHALSDPISQQAYTSILVDWITEMVVGERLSIIQER; encoded by the coding sequence ATGACGGCTAGAAGTGAAACCATTCAGATCGAGATCGACGATGAGCACATGAACGGCACGTTTCTGAGCCCCAAGTCGAAAGTCCCTGGCGTGTTGTTCGTACACGGCTGGGGCGGCAGCCAGGAGCGTGACCTGGAGCGGGCCAAGGGCATTGCCGGCCTGGGTTGCGTTTGTCTGACCTTCGACTTGCGCGGCCATACCGGTAGGGCGGGCATTCCTCTGTCCCGGGTGACGCGGGAAGACAATTTGCGAGATCTGCTGGCGGCCTATGACCGGCTGCTCGCCCATCCCGCCTTGGACACTTCCGCGATTGCGGTGGTCGGCACCAGCTACGGCGGTTACCTCGCCTCGATTCTGACCTCGCTGCGCCCGGTACGCTGGCTGGCGTTGCGGGTGCCGGCGCTGTACCGCGACGAGCAATGGCACACGCCCAAGCGCGACCTGGACAAGAGCGACCTGCTGGATTATCGCAGTACCCTGGTGCACGCGGGTACCAACCGCGCACTGCACGCCTGTTCGCAATTCACCGGCGATGTGCTGCTGGTGGAGTCGGAAACCGACGATCACGTGCCCCATGCCACCATCATGAGCTACCGCGCCGCGTGCCAGCAGACCCATTCGTTGACCCATCGAATCATCGATGGCGCCGACCATGCCTTGAGCGACCCCATCTCACAACAGGCCTACACCTCGATCCTGGTGGACTGGATCACGGAAATGGTGGTGGGAGAGCGGTTGAGCATTATTCAGGAGCGTTGA
- a CDS encoding cysteine hydrolase family protein: MSKQALIVVDIQNDYFPQGKWPLSGVEAAADNAARMIAAFRQAGDQVVHIRHEFTSADAPFFAPGTDGAKLHPKVLNQAGEPVVLKHFVNSFRETELQSLLDHHGIIQLVIVGSMSHMCIDGVTRAAADLGYDVTVIHDACATLDLEFNGVVVPAAQVHAAFMSALGFAYAKVVSTEQFLEQAQR, encoded by the coding sequence ATGTCCAAGCAAGCGCTCATCGTAGTCGATATCCAGAATGACTACTTCCCCCAGGGTAAATGGCCACTGAGCGGTGTCGAAGCCGCCGCGGACAACGCCGCCCGGATGATCGCAGCCTTTCGTCAGGCCGGGGACCAGGTGGTGCACATCCGCCACGAGTTCACGTCCGCCGATGCGCCCTTCTTCGCACCGGGCACCGACGGCGCGAAGCTGCATCCCAAGGTACTCAACCAGGCCGGTGAACCGGTGGTGCTCAAGCACTTCGTCAATTCATTCCGCGAAACCGAACTGCAATCCCTCCTCGATCATCACGGCATCATCCAACTGGTCATCGTCGGCAGCATGAGCCACATGTGCATCGACGGTGTCACCCGGGCGGCGGCGGACCTGGGCTACGACGTCACGGTGATCCACGACGCCTGCGCGACCCTCGACCTGGAATTCAACGGCGTCGTCGTTCCGGCAGCTCAGGTCCATGCGGCGTTCATGTCGGCGTTGGGGTTTGCTTATGCGAAGGTGGTGAGTACGGAGCAGTTTCTGGAACAAGCGCAGCGTTAA
- a CDS encoding DUF3182 family protein gives MTPVNRNKTVVAHSVNPHAPLHEVETNRALARWLAQILGIDYGGSYDSQQHAGRDLYLLPTQTLIGPEAARQLGVSGPDDLWGGYVEHDFICTKAITHGLLNKYAVAPIGWSPLFAKLARTVVLDGVSVFSLKDARLAAEHLLYAGPIRFKPIHACAGRDQRVIRNLAQFDEIAADPDAQAVFRDGVVLEQNLNEVRTQSVGQSAIHGHNLSYCGVQHLTRDSQGLEVYGGSDLLVVQGGYIELLRLELPDEMREAVRLAQVFDDAANQAYPGFFASRRNYDIAQGIDTGGQPRGGVLEQSWRMGGASSAELAALQVFVQDPSTSVVRVSSVETYIDQPLPPGAMEVYRGPAHNGDFLLKYVTVHSHDG, from the coding sequence ATGACGCCAGTCAATCGCAACAAAACCGTGGTGGCCCATTCGGTCAATCCTCACGCGCCGCTCCATGAAGTGGAAACCAATCGTGCCTTGGCCCGTTGGCTGGCGCAGATCCTGGGCATTGATTACGGCGGCAGCTATGACAGCCAGCAGCATGCCGGGCGCGATCTTTATCTGCTGCCCACGCAAACCCTGATCGGCCCGGAAGCCGCGCGGCAGTTGGGTGTCTCGGGACCGGACGATCTATGGGGCGGTTACGTCGAGCATGATTTCATTTGCACCAAGGCCATTACCCACGGTCTGCTGAATAAGTATGCCGTTGCCCCCATCGGCTGGTCGCCGCTGTTTGCCAAGCTCGCCCGGACCGTAGTGCTCGACGGCGTGAGCGTCTTTTCACTCAAGGATGCGCGTCTGGCCGCCGAACATCTGTTATACGCCGGCCCCATCCGCTTCAAGCCGATTCATGCCTGTGCCGGGCGCGACCAGCGGGTGATTCGGAACCTCGCACAGTTCGACGAAATCGCCGCTGATCCTGATGCCCAGGCCGTGTTCCGCGACGGTGTGGTGCTGGAGCAGAACCTCAATGAGGTCAGGACCCAGAGCGTCGGTCAGAGCGCGATCCATGGCCATAACCTGAGCTATTGTGGCGTGCAGCACCTGACCCGGGACAGCCAAGGGCTGGAAGTGTACGGCGGCTCGGATCTGTTGGTGGTACAGGGCGGCTACATCGAGTTGCTCAGGCTGGAACTGCCCGACGAGATGCGCGAAGCGGTGCGGCTCGCGCAAGTGTTCGACGATGCGGCCAACCAGGCCTATCCCGGTTTCTTTGCTTCCCGGCGCAACTACGACATTGCCCAAGGCATCGACACCGGTGGCCAGCCCCGTGGCGGCGTACTGGAGCAATCCTGGCGCATGGGCGGAGCCAGCAGTGCGGAACTGGCGGCGCTGCAGGTATTCGTCCAGGACCCATCGACCAGTGTGGTCCGCGTGTCCTCGGTGGAGACCTACATCGATCAGCCGTTGCCTCCCGGCGCCATGGAGGTTTATCGCGGCCCGGCGCATAACGGTGATTTCCTACTTAAATATGTAACGGTTCATTCCCATGACGGCTAG
- a CDS encoding MFS transporter → MHDPHSERMSGGETRAASGLALVFAFRMLGMFMVLPVLATYGMDLAGATPALIGLAIGAYGLTQAIFQIPFGIISDRIGRRPVIYLGLIVFALGSVLASNADSIWGVIAGRILQGAGAISAAVMALLSDLTREQHRTKAMAMIGMTIGLSFAVAMVVGPLLTRAFGLSGLFLATGGMALVGILIVAFMVPRSTGPLQHRESGVARQALIPTLKHPDLLRLDLGIFVLHAMLMSSFVALPLALVQKAGLPKEQHWWVYLTALLISFFAMIPFIIYGEKRRKMKRVLLGAVVTLMLTELFFWQFGDSLRALVIGTVVFFTAFNLLEASLPSLISKVSPAGGKGTAMGVYSTSQFLGSALGGILGGWLFQHGGLSVVFLGCAALAALWLVFAVTMREPPYVTSLRLPLSPEAMREAGLVERLRAVVGVTDAVVVADEAAVYIKLDTELLDRATLERLVNNPAPSACEA, encoded by the coding sequence ATGCACGATCCCCACAGCGAGCGCATGAGCGGCGGCGAGACCCGGGCGGCAAGCGGTCTGGCCCTGGTGTTCGCCTTCCGTATGCTGGGCATGTTCATGGTGTTGCCGGTGCTGGCGACCTATGGCATGGACCTGGCGGGCGCGACGCCGGCCCTGATCGGGTTGGCGATTGGCGCCTATGGCCTGACCCAGGCCATTTTCCAGATCCCGTTCGGGATCATTTCCGACCGCATCGGCCGGCGTCCCGTGATCTACCTGGGGCTGATCGTCTTTGCCCTCGGCAGTGTGCTGGCGTCCAACGCCGACTCGATCTGGGGCGTGATTGCCGGCCGGATCCTGCAAGGCGCGGGGGCGATTTCCGCCGCTGTCATGGCCTTGCTTTCGGACCTGACCCGCGAACAGCATCGGACCAAGGCCATGGCCATGATCGGCATGACCATCGGTCTGTCGTTCGCCGTCGCCATGGTCGTCGGGCCCTTGCTGACCCGTGCGTTCGGTTTGTCGGGCCTGTTCCTGGCAACCGGTGGCATGGCGCTGGTGGGTATCCTGATCGTGGCGTTCATGGTGCCCCGTTCCACCGGGCCGCTGCAGCACCGTGAGTCCGGGGTGGCGCGCCAGGCGCTGATCCCGACGCTCAAACATCCGGACCTGCTGCGCCTGGACCTGGGCATCTTCGTGCTCCATGCCATGCTGATGTCCAGCTTCGTCGCCTTGCCGCTGGCCCTGGTCCAGAAGGCCGGGTTGCCGAAGGAGCAGCACTGGTGGGTCTACCTGACGGCGCTGCTGATTTCGTTCTTCGCCATGATCCCGTTCATCATCTATGGCGAGAAGCGACGCAAAATGAAACGAGTTCTGCTCGGCGCCGTCGTGACGCTGATGCTCACTGAGCTATTCTTCTGGCAGTTCGGCGACAGCCTGCGCGCCCTGGTGATCGGCACGGTGGTGTTCTTCACCGCGTTCAACCTGCTGGAGGCGTCGCTGCCGTCGCTGATCAGCAAGGTTTCACCGGCGGGCGGCAAGGGCACGGCAATGGGGGTTTATTCCACCAGCCAGTTCCTCGGTTCGGCGCTGGGGGGGATCCTCGGTGGCTGGCTGTTCCAGCATGGCGGTTTGTCGGTTGTCTTCCTGGGATGCGCCGCGCTGGCTGCACTTTGGCTGGTCTTTGCTGTTACCATGCGCGAACCGCCGTATGTGACGAGCCTGCGCTTGCCGTTGTCGCCCGAAGCCATGCGCGAAGCAGGCCTGGTCGAGCGCCTCAGGGCCGTCGTTGGCGTAACCGATGCAGTGGTGGTCGCCGACGAGGCGGCCGTTTATATCAAACTGGACACCGAATTATTGGATCGTGCGACCCTTGAGCGCCTGGTGAACAACCCGGCCCCGAGCGCGTGCGAAGCCTAG
- a CDS encoding single-stranded DNA-binding protein: MARGVNKVILVGTCGQDPEVRYLPNGNAVTNLSLATSEQWTDKQTGQKVEKTEWHRVSMFGKVAEIAGEYLRKGSQVYIEGKLQTREWEKDGIKRYTTEIVVDMQGTMQLLGGRPQGDQQQGGNNYQQSAPRQQAPRPQSAPQPQRERPAPQQAAPQPAPDFDSFDDDIPF, from the coding sequence ATGGCCCGTGGGGTTAACAAAGTCATATTGGTCGGCACGTGCGGCCAGGATCCCGAAGTTCGCTACCTGCCTAACGGCAACGCCGTGACCAACCTGAGTCTGGCGACCAGCGAACAGTGGACCGACAAGCAGACTGGCCAGAAGGTCGAGAAGACCGAATGGCACCGCGTGTCGATGTTCGGCAAAGTGGCGGAGATCGCCGGCGAATACCTGCGCAAGGGTTCGCAGGTGTACATCGAAGGCAAGCTGCAGACGCGTGAGTGGGAAAAAGACGGCATCAAGCGCTACACCACTGAAATCGTCGTCGACATGCAAGGCACCATGCAACTGCTGGGCGGCCGTCCACAGGGTGACCAGCAGCAGGGTGGCAACAACTACCAGCAGTCGGCTCCACGTCAGCAGGCACCTCGCCCGCAGTCGGCGCCACAGCCACAACGCGAGCGCCCGGCCCCACAACAGGCCGCGCCGCAACCGGCTCCGGATTTCGACAGCTTTGATGACGATATTCCGTTCTAA